The sequence below is a genomic window from Rhizobium sp. NXC14.
CGACATGGTAGCCGAGCGCTTCGATCTCCAGCCGGGGAAAGCCTTCGTCGACCGTCTTGATCTCCTGCAGGCAGACGATATCGGGATCGGAATCCTTGAGCCATTGTGTGAGATTGTCGATGCGCGCCTTGACGCCGTTGATGTTCCAGGTCGCGATCTTCATGCTCTGTCCCGTTCGCTAGGGCATATCACGCAAAAACGTGCGGCGGTTTTGCGATTGACGACATGCGGAAAACCAAAGAGCTAAAGCGTGGGCCGAGCGAATCTGAAAGATCGCGACGCGCTTCAGTGCGCTCCTTTTATCGCGGTCTTTCGCCGCTGGACAAGCCGATAAACCGGCTGGAAGGAATTCTTCCGCCGGTCGTTGGGGACAACGTTCTGCGTTCGGATATTCAGATCGAGAAGCTGGTGCCGCAGCCGCAGCTTGCCACCGCATTCGGGTTCTTGATCTGGAAGGATTGGCCAAGCAGATTGTCGACGAAGTCGATCTCGGACCCTGCCATATAGACGAGCGACAGGCTGTCGATCAGCACCTTCGCGTCGTTCTTTTCGATGACGATGTCGTCATCCCCAGCGCTGTCGGCAAGATCGAACTTGTAGGAAAAGCCCGAACAGCCGCCGCCTTCGACGGAAACGCGTAGCGCGCTCTTGCCGGCCTCAGCACTGACGATCGCGGCGATACGCTTTGCCGCGGCATCCGAAAGAGTTACACTCGTATCCGTCATATTTCCTCCTGCCGGGGTCAAGATCCGGAGAGAATGGGTTTTGGCACTCGAATGTTCAAATGCCTGATATCAAAGGAACTTACCATGATCTTCGCAAAAAGGCCATGATGCGCCGAAGCGGTCGGCGAATGCCGCTTTGCCGTTTCGTCGGGCTATAGGTATGAAGAGGGCAAAGCGGCGTCAATGGGCAGATGCGGCAACAGGCAGAATGACGGTGAAGAATGACGATTGACAGGCGGGCTTTAGGTTTCGGCGGCAGCGAGAGGGCGGTCTATGCGGCCGACCCGTGGACGACGCGTGGGCGTCTCTATCCGGAAGACAGCAGTCCGACTCGCTCCGATTTCCAACGCGACCGCGACCGCATTGTTCATACAACTGCCTTCCGCCGGCTGAAGCACAAGACCCAGGTCTTCATCGCCCAGGACGGCGATCACTACCGCACCCGGCTGACGCATACGATCGAGGTGGCGCAGATTGCCCGCGCGCTTGCCCGCGCCCTGAAACTTGACGAGGATTTGGCCGAGGGCGTGGCGCTGGTGCACGATTTCGGCCACACTCCGTTCGGCCATACCGGCGAGGACGCGCTGCACGAGGTGCTGCTGCCCTATGGCGGCTTCGACCACAATGCCCAATCGCTGCGCATCGTGACCAAGCTCGAGAGGCGATATGCCGAATTCGACGGCATCAATCTGACATGGGAAAGCCTCGAAGGCCTGGTCAAACACAATGGTCCGCTGCTGACACCGGAAGGGGCCGGCACGCGCGGTCCGGTTCCGCAGCCGATCCTCGATTATTGCGAACTGCACGATCTCGAACTCGCAACCTATGCCAGCCTGGAAGCCCAGGTCGCGGCAATTGCCGACGACATCGCCTACAACACACACGATATCGACGACGGCCTGCGATCCGGCTATCTGAGTTTCGACATGCTGGAGGAAATCCCCTTTCTTGCGGGATTGATGGCCGAGGTGAGGGGGCGCTATCCGCATCTGGAACCGAGCCGTTTCACCCACGAGATCATGCGCCGCCAGATCACCCGCATGGTCGAGGACGTCATCGGCGTTGCGCAGGAGCGCCTTTCACTCCTTCGTCCCGAGAGCGCAGCCGACATTCGCGGCGCCGACCGGGTTATCGCCACCTTTTCCGAAGGGATGGCCGAAACCGACAGGCAGATCAAGGCAATGCTCTTCAAGCGCATCTACCGCAATCCCGATATTATGCGCATCCGCGCCGGTGCTGCCCAGATCGTCACGGAGCTCTTTGCCGCCTACATGGCCAGTCCCAAGGAGATGCAGAGCCATTACTGGGTCGATCATATCGCCGGGCTCGCCGACGCGCCCAAGGCTCGCCATGTCGGCGATTACCTCGCCGGCATGACCGACACCTATGCGATCAGTGCCCACAGGCGATTGTTTGACCACACTCCGGATTTGCGATAGGCAGCGGTCGCCCGCCGAAGGCCGATTTGCCCCTTTGGCACAGCCTATGCATGGAAGAGTGCGATGAACCTTTTTACCGACTTCGAAGCCAGGATCAAAACCGCCCTTGAACAGATCGATCTGGTCAGGGAAAAGCGATCTGAGCTCGATTTCGGCCGCATCACGGTCGAACCGCCGCGCGATGTGAGTCATGGCGACGTTGCGACCAATGCCGCGATGGTGCTGGCAAAGCCGCTCGGCACCAGTCCTCGCGCCCTTGCGGGTGTCCTCATCGCCAAGCTTAAGGAGGACGCCGACGTCGCCGATGTTTCGGTGGCCGGTCCCGGTTTCATCAACATCCGTCTCGCCGTGGGCTATTGGCAGCGGCTGCTGGCTTCCGTCATCGGCGCCGGCACCGACTACGGCCGCTCGACCCTAGGCCAAGGTCGCAAGGTCAACGTCGAATATGTCTCGGCCAATCCGACCGGCCCGATGCATGTCGGCCATTGCCGCGGCGCCGTCGTCGGCGATGCGCTCGCCAACCTGCTCGCCTTTGCCGGTTACGGCGTCGAGAAGGAATTTTACATCAACGACGCCGGTTCGCAGATCGACGTGCTCGCCCGGTCGGTCTTCCTGCGTTATCGCGAAGCGCTGGGTGAACGGATCGGC
It includes:
- the erpA gene encoding iron-sulfur cluster insertion protein ErpA, whose translation is MTDTSVTLSDAAAKRIAAIVSAEAGKSALRVSVEGGGCSGFSYKFDLADSAGDDDIVIEKNDAKVLIDSLSLVYMAGSEIDFVDNLLGQSFQIKNPNAVASCGCGTSFSI
- a CDS encoding deoxyguanosinetriphosphate triphosphohydrolase; amino-acid sequence: MTIDRRALGFGGSERAVYAADPWTTRGRLYPEDSSPTRSDFQRDRDRIVHTTAFRRLKHKTQVFIAQDGDHYRTRLTHTIEVAQIARALARALKLDEDLAEGVALVHDFGHTPFGHTGEDALHEVLLPYGGFDHNAQSLRIVTKLERRYAEFDGINLTWESLEGLVKHNGPLLTPEGAGTRGPVPQPILDYCELHDLELATYASLEAQVAAIADDIAYNTHDIDDGLRSGYLSFDMLEEIPFLAGLMAEVRGRYPHLEPSRFTHEIMRRQITRMVEDVIGVAQERLSLLRPESAADIRGADRVIATFSEGMAETDRQIKAMLFKRIYRNPDIMRIRAGAAQIVTELFAAYMASPKEMQSHYWVDHIAGLADAPKARHVGDYLAGMTDTYAISAHRRLFDHTPDLR